In Mangifera indica cultivar Alphonso chromosome 1, CATAS_Mindica_2.1, whole genome shotgun sequence, a single genomic region encodes these proteins:
- the LOC123193278 gene encoding serine hydroxymethyltransferase, mitochondrial: MAMALAFRRLSSSFDKPIRPLFNGSTLYYMSSLPNEAFYEKEKTGVTWPKQLNAPLEVVDPEIADIIELEKARQWKGLELIPSENFTSVSVMQAVGSVMTNKYSEGYPGARYYGGNEYIDMAESLCQKRALEAFRLDPAKWGVNVQPLSGSPANFQVYTALLKPHDRIMALDLPHGGHLSHGYQTDTKKISAVSIFFETMPYRLNESTGYIDYDQLEKSATLFRPKLIVAGASAYSRLYDYAHIRKVCNKQKAIMLADMAHISGLVAAGVIPSPFDYADIVTTTTHKSLRGPRGAMIFFRKGVKETDKQGKEVLYDFEDKINQAVFPGLQGGPHNHTITGLAVALKQATTPEYKTYQEQVLSNCSKFAQTLVERGYEIVSGGTENHLVLVNLKNKGIDGSRVEKVLEAVHIAANKNTVPGDVSAMVPGGIRMGTPALTSRGFVEEDFAKVAEYFDSAVKLAVKIKSQTKGTKLKDFVTTMQSSADFQSEIAKLRHDVEEYAKQFPTIGFDKETMKYKN; encoded by the exons ATGGCCATGGCATTGGCGTTTCGTAGGCTCTCCTCCTCTTTTGACAAACCCATTCGTCCTCTCTTCAATGGCTCCACTCTCTATTACatg TCATCTTTGCCAAATGAAGCTTTCTACGAGAAAGAGAAAACTGGGGTCACt TGGCCAAAACAACTGAATGCTCCACTTGAGGTTGTTGATCCTGAGATTGCTGACATCATTGAACTCGAAAAGGCCAGACAATGGAAG GGACTTGAACTCATTCCTTCAGAAAACTTCACCTCAGTGTCGGTTATGCAAGCTGTCGGTTCTGTCATGACCAACAAGTACAGTGAAGGATATCCTGGTGCACGATACTATGGAGGAAACGA GTATATTGATATGGCCGAATCCTTGTGTCAAAAACGAGCTTTGGAAGCATTTCGGTTGGATCCTGCAAAGTGGGGAG TGAATGTGCAGCCCCTCTCTGGGTCTCCTGCTAATTTCCAAGTCTACACTGCATTGTTAAAGCCTCATGACAGGATCATGGCACTTGACCTCCCTCACGGTGGACATCTATCACATGGTTATCAG ACAGATACCAAAAAGATATCTGctgtttccatattttttgaGACAATGCCATATAGATTGAATGAGAGCACTGGCTACATAGACTATGACCAG CTGGAGAAAAGTGCCACTCTCTTCAGGCCAAAATTGATTGTTGCTGGTGCGAGTGCTTATTCACGCCTGTATGACTATGCTCATATTCGCAAG GTCTGCAACAAACAAAAAGCTATAATGTTGGCAGATATGGCACACATTAGTGGTTTGGTAGCAGCTGGTGTTATCCCATCACCTTTTGATTATGCTGACATAGTGACTACCACAACTCACAAGTCACTTCGTGGACCACGTGGAGCTATGATTTTCTTTAGGAAGGGGGTAAAAGAGACTGACAAACAGGGGAAAGAG GTATTGTATGATTTTGAAGACAAAATCAATCAGGCAGTCTTTCCTGGACTCCAGGGTGGCCCCCACAACCACACAATTACTGGTTTAGCAGTAGCCTTGAAACAG GCCACTACTCCAGAGTACAAAACCTATCAAGAGCAAGTTCTCAGTAATTGCTCAAAGTTTGCACAG ACTCTGGTTGAGAGGGGGTATGAAATTGTTTCTGGTGGAACGGAGAACCATTTAGTATTGGTGAATTTGAAGAACAAG GGTATTGATGGCTCAAGAGTTGAAAAGGTGTTGGAAGCTGTTCACATTGCAGCCAACAAGAACACTGTTCCAGGGGATGTGTCTGCCATGGTCCCTGGTGGCATCAGGATGG GAACCCCGGCTCTTACTTCCAGGGGATTTGTAGAGGAGGATTTTGCCAAGGTGGCAGAATACTTTGATTCTGCTGTAAAATTGGCAGTGAAGATCAAGTCTCAAACCAAAG GAACAAAGTTGAAAGACTTTGTAACCACAATGCAGTCTTCTGCCGATTTCCAGTCTGAGATTGCAAAACTCCGCCATGATGTTGAAGAGTATGCAAAACAATTCCCAACAATTGGATTTGACAAAGAAACCATGAAGTACAAGaattga